Proteins co-encoded in one Nicotiana sylvestris chromosome 7, ASM39365v2, whole genome shotgun sequence genomic window:
- the LOC104241954 gene encoding probable LRR receptor-like serine/threonine-protein kinase At5g65240 yields the protein MKNTSSDTFSCGIEKLTSGVGGYSNYSNIVVVNELGNRLKNLRDDCSLMDSDGGLTKGSNQCLRTWGSLASQSKNNLMKVEADICRFSMLILLTSQRISDESWINEIFHCLGDNSLPLVSSRDETGSETRHRTKFKRDLGILIGGIVGLVVIIIIGVWILLKRKNEVKPSSGRYISDGSYSEESSYRKLSLKEIYFATDNLSMSNFIGQGIAGKVYKGIRADGQYVAIKHIIKDEQMETLAKNLTKGGNIKEFVDPKMEGKFSMEAFELILKLALVSIGLKQQRPSMEQVVVKLEEALDLSTRVDSVHF from the exons ATGAAGAACACTAGTTCTGATACTTTTAGCTGTGGCATTGAAAAGTTGACTAGTGGTGTAGGAGGCTACTCTAATTATTCAAATATAGTCGTTGTGAACGAGTTAGGAAACAGATTGAAAAATCTAAGAGATGATTGCAGCCTAATGGATTCAGATGGAGGACTCACTAAAGGCAGCAATCAGTGTTTGAGGACATGGGGATCATTAGCTTCACAATCGAAAAATAATTTGATGAAAGTTGAGGCTGACATTTGTAGATTTAGTATGTTGATTTTGTTAACAAGCCAAAGAATTTCTGATGAGAGTTGGATTAATGAAATCTTTCATTGCCTAGGAGACAACTCTCTCCCTTTAG TATCTTCTAGAGATGAGACTGGAAGTGAAACTAGACATAGAACAAAGTTTAAAAGAG ATCTTGGGATTCTAATTGGTGGTATAGTGGGGCTTGTAGTAATAATAATCATTGGCGTCTGGATCTTATTGAAAAGGAAGAATGAAGTTAAACCGTCAAGTGGAAGATATA TATCAGATGGATCTTACTCTGAAGAATCAAGCTATCGTAAATTATCACTTAAAGAAATTTACTTCGCGACTGACAATCTCAGCATGTCTAACTTCATAGGTCAAGGCATAGCTG GAAAAGTATACAAAGGAATTCGGGCAGATGGACAATATGTGGCAATTAAGCATATAATTAAGGATGAACAGATGGAAACATTG GCGAAAAACTTGACGAAAGGTGGGAACATCAAAGAATTTGTTGATCCCAAAATGGAGGGGAAATTCTCAATGGAGGCTTTTGAACTTATACTTAAGTTAGCTTTGGTTAGCATAGGGCTGAAGCAGCAACGGCCATCCATGGAACAAGTGGTTGTTAAACTCGAAGAGGCTCTTGATTTATCGACAAGAGTTGATTCAGTCCATTTTTAG